The following proteins are co-located in the Sporolactobacillus pectinivorans genome:
- a CDS encoding GyrI-like domain-containing protein: MDYEMVQLEEKSVVGLKIRTSNHNPNLGREVGGLWQEFLEAGVYQSIPHKQNDRTIGL, translated from the coding sequence ATGGACTATGAGATGGTGCAGTTGGAAGAAAAATCAGTGGTGGGACTGAAGATTCGAACAAGTAATCATAATCCGAATCTGGGAAGAGAAGTTGGCGGACTATGGCAGGAATTTCTTGAGGCTGGTGTTTATCAATCAATACCTCATAAACAAAACGATCGCACTATAGGTTTATAA
- a CDS encoding helix-turn-helix transcriptional regulator, which produces MSLQSLRALEVPDVDSVLNKLSALFNKQSTNWIDVDFSHWGSSGNERQKFTVLKRAILNQTPVTFDYFSSYGEKTERTVEPLKILFKGQSWYLYGYCRMKKDLRLFKITRMKNLKPLNEIFEREIANDIEQYFKSKHARDVTLVIKFDEKVAYRIYDEFDPTCIRKHEDGYFTVAVIFPEDEWVYGYILSYGCYAEVLEPIHIREIIKRKFEEGLKKYL; this is translated from the coding sequence ATGAGCCTGCAAAGTCTTCGTGCCCTGGAAGTGCCTGATGTAGATTCCGTGCTCAATAAATTAAGTGCGCTTTTCAACAAACAAAGTACGAATTGGATAGACGTTGATTTTTCCCACTGGGGCAGCAGTGGCAATGAACGTCAAAAATTTACCGTGTTAAAAAGAGCTATTTTGAATCAAACACCTGTGACTTTTGATTATTTTAGTTCGTACGGCGAAAAAACCGAGAGGACGGTTGAACCTCTAAAAATACTTTTTAAAGGACAGAGTTGGTATCTCTATGGTTATTGCCGAATGAAAAAAGATTTGAGGCTTTTCAAAATTACTCGAATGAAGAATCTCAAACCATTGAATGAAATCTTTGAAAGAGAAATCGCCAACGATATTGAACAATACTTCAAATCCAAGCATGCAAGGGACGTCACACTTGTCATAAAGTTTGATGAAAAGGTTGCTTACAGGATTTATGATGAATTCGATCCAACGTGTATTCGGAAACATGAAGATGGATATTTTACGGTTGCGGTGATTTTTCCCGAGGATGAATGGGTTTATGGCTATATCCTGTCATATGGCTGTTATGCTGAAGTTTTAGAGCCAATACATATTCGTGAGATCATAAAAAGAAAATTTGAAGAAGGTTTGAAGAAATATTTATAA
- a CDS encoding alpha/beta fold hydrolase: MNVTYHTQTIDDVKVFYREAGPEDAPNILLLHGFPTSSHMFRDLIPELADRYHVVAPDLPGFGNTEAPSRDTFDYTFDHLARVIDAFTEKLHFAHYAMYVFDYGAPVGYRITVAHPERVTAVISQNGNAYEEGFGTTWGAWKNYWALPSAENREACRESLTPETIRDFQYLSGVEPSLVSPDGYTLDIAYMSRPGAEEIQLDLILDYRNNVKLYPAFQAYFRKYQPPFLAVWGKNDPSFIPAGAEAYQRDMPQAEIHLLDTGHFALETHAAQIGKLIRDFLDRTL; encoded by the coding sequence ATGAATGTAACCTATCACACACAAACGATTGACGATGTTAAAGTATTTTATAGAGAAGCTGGTCCTGAAGATGCTCCGAATATCCTTTTGCTGCACGGATTTCCCACATCTAGTCACATGTTTCGCGACCTGATCCCTGAACTCGCTGACCGTTATCATGTAGTCGCTCCAGATTTGCCGGGATTCGGAAACACTGAGGCCCCTTCCCGAGATACGTTTGATTATACGTTTGATCATCTTGCCCGTGTGATTGACGCGTTTACTGAAAAGCTTCACTTCGCCCATTATGCGATGTATGTCTTTGATTATGGCGCGCCTGTAGGATATCGAATCACGGTAGCCCATCCCGAACGGGTTACGGCGGTGATCAGTCAGAATGGCAATGCTTATGAAGAAGGATTTGGTACAACATGGGGCGCCTGGAAAAACTATTGGGCCTTACCCTCAGCGGAAAATCGTGAAGCCTGCCGGGAGTCACTCACACCGGAAACTATTCGGGACTTTCAATACCTCAGCGGTGTTGAGCCAAGTCTTGTCTCACCTGACGGCTATACTCTTGATATCGCCTATATGTCACGTCCGGGTGCGGAGGAAATTCAACTGGATCTAATCTTGGATTACCGCAACAATGTAAAACTTTATCCGGCATTTCAGGCTTACTTCCGAAAGTACCAGCCCCCGTTCCTCGCTGTCTGGGGAAAAAACGATCCCTCATTTATTCCCGCAGGTGCCGAAGCATACCAGCGTGACATGCCACAAGCCGAGATTCATTTACTGGATACCGGTCACTTTGCACTTGAGACGCATGCTGCTCAGATCGGTAAATTGATCCGTGATTTTCTTGACAGAACCCTCTAA
- a CDS encoding CGNR zinc finger domain-containing protein, with amino-acid sequence MEKFPLISGHLALDLVNTQTMSHGKIRDHILNETDLTDWLFASKGYVPFIDDHYLEKIRKESFAVLDDLKNYRSFLRKCFEDAVNGRDVSERLVKCSEQKIDACPLTLRMISQHIHPYPVGGCRESLAALISVDVLKLIEDDQLRFMKCCANPECMLLFIDRTGKRKWCSMKRCGNRMKAARYRNE; translated from the coding sequence ATGGAAAAGTTCCCGCTTATTTCCGGTCACTTAGCACTGGATCTGGTAAATACGCAAACAATGAGCCACGGTAAAATACGTGATCATATTCTGAATGAAACAGATCTTACCGACTGGTTGTTTGCCTCAAAAGGGTATGTGCCTTTTATTGATGATCATTATCTGGAAAAGATTCGTAAAGAATCATTTGCGGTATTAGACGATTTAAAAAATTACCGTTCTTTTCTTAGAAAGTGCTTTGAAGATGCGGTGAACGGCAGAGATGTATCGGAACGACTGGTAAAATGTTCAGAACAGAAAATTGATGCATGTCCATTGACACTGAGAATGATTTCACAGCATATCCATCCTTATCCCGTCGGCGGATGCCGGGAATCTCTGGCTGCTCTTATTTCTGTTGATGTTCTGAAACTTATTGAAGATGATCAACTACGGTTTATGAAATGCTGTGCCAATCCTGAATGCATGCTCTTATTCATTGATCGGACCGGCAAGCGGAAGTGGTGCTCCATGAAACGATGCGGCAACAGGATGAAGGCTGCCCGCTACAGGAATGAATAG
- a CDS encoding replication initiation protein → MGKETIIMNLKNESFTGKMHLKPIKDRVYWLVRAKKLFKMTHQKMGLEENRLLFYLLKNCTVQTDRPYVQFSESSIRSAFGRPDQTNGIETLKANLLKIRSYPFWITSNDTGREEDVLTSWIQSAAFDQAKSEFIVVLSSSLYPYIVCLHDIFQTMDYKAMDMDNHLKSKYSSRLYELFKIHETLPELTLTLDQLRYLTDVEKGKLERWVDLKRRVIEPSLEDVNQTGEFSISYQTLKTGRSVTQIRFLIHPLKPDGQHASALQNSSAGSH, encoded by the coding sequence TTGGGAAAGGAAACAATCATAATGAATCTGAAAAATGAATCATTCACTGGTAAAATGCATTTAAAACCAATAAAAGATAGAGTCTACTGGTTGGTCAGAGCCAAGAAACTTTTCAAAATGACGCATCAGAAAATGGGTTTGGAAGAAAATCGGTTGCTTTTTTATCTTTTAAAAAACTGCACCGTTCAAACGGACCGGCCGTATGTTCAGTTTTCTGAATCGTCTATTCGCTCGGCATTTGGCCGGCCGGATCAAACGAATGGTATTGAGACTCTTAAAGCGAACTTGCTGAAAATCAGGAGTTATCCTTTTTGGATTACTTCAAACGATACAGGGCGGGAAGAAGATGTGTTGACGAGCTGGATTCAGAGCGCGGCATTCGATCAGGCAAAATCTGAGTTTATCGTCGTCCTCAGCTCCAGCCTGTATCCGTACATTGTTTGTCTGCATGATATTTTTCAGACAATGGATTATAAAGCCATGGACATGGACAATCATTTAAAAAGCAAGTATAGCTCCAGACTGTACGAGCTGTTCAAGATCCATGAGACATTGCCTGAACTCACTCTGACGCTGGATCAGCTTCGCTATTTGACCGATGTGGAAAAGGGAAAGCTGGAACGTTGGGTGGACTTGAAGAGAAGGGTCATTGAGCCTTCTCTGGAGGACGTTAATCAAACCGGTGAATTCAGTATTTCCTACCAGACCCTGAAAACAGGTAGATCCGTCACACAGATTCGCTTTCTGATCCATCCGCTGAAACCGGATGGACAACATGCGTCCGCGCTTCAAAATAGCAGTGCAGGATCTCATTAA
- a CDS encoding ABC transporter permease yields the protein MYLAWKEMHHSKGRFFFMMVIIALLSYLVLFVSGLANGLASDNASAIEKYGNRTFILQKDADNRINRSALTSGTVTTLRDKLGRENTVLLGIQTTTINQTGKEQKIDASFFSVNPSGSFKPELAAGRQPSVNSTVDIIIDRSIAKSGIHLNDTIMEQSSGLKFKIIGFTKAATYLHTPVAYVNARQWNMMMQKETGGNARANSEYTAVLTPDTSHEIDRLTRNAGLSQKISGASLSTIIQSLPGYSAEQGSLLMMISFLFIISIFILGIFFYIITAQKSVQFGILKAIGTGTGYLMRSLIFQTLLVLLFSLAVSLLLTWLTAAILPAGMPFSLPVGTIIKILAAFIGVSVFSIVISIYQVIKINALSAIEGR from the coding sequence ATGTACTTAGCATGGAAAGAGATGCACCACAGCAAAGGCCGCTTTTTCTTCATGATGGTGATTATTGCCCTTTTATCCTATCTCGTTCTGTTTGTCTCAGGACTTGCAAACGGCCTGGCATCGGACAATGCATCCGCTATTGAAAAATACGGAAACAGGACATTTATCCTGCAAAAAGACGCTGATAACCGGATCAATCGATCCGCTCTGACTTCCGGTACGGTGACCACGCTAAGGGACAAACTTGGCCGCGAGAATACCGTCTTGCTGGGCATTCAAACAACGACAATCAATCAAACCGGGAAAGAGCAGAAGATCGATGCGTCGTTCTTCAGTGTAAATCCGTCCGGGTCATTCAAGCCTGAGTTAGCCGCAGGCAGACAGCCTTCAGTTAACTCTACGGTTGATATTATCATAGATCGCTCCATCGCGAAAAGCGGCATCCATCTGAACGACACAATCATGGAGCAATCCAGCGGACTTAAATTCAAAATAATCGGTTTTACAAAAGCAGCAACCTATTTGCACACGCCAGTTGCCTACGTCAATGCCAGGCAATGGAACATGATGATGCAAAAGGAGACAGGTGGAAATGCACGGGCCAATTCCGAATATACTGCCGTCCTGACGCCTGATACAAGCCATGAAATCGATCGGCTGACCCGGAATGCCGGACTCAGCCAGAAAATAAGCGGTGCCTCTCTGTCAACGATCATTCAGTCTCTCCCAGGTTACTCTGCCGAGCAGGGTTCATTGCTGATGATGATTAGTTTTCTCTTCATCATTTCAATCTTTATCCTTGGCATATTCTTTTATATTATCACGGCACAAAAAAGTGTACAGTTTGGCATTTTGAAAGCAATTGGCACAGGAACAGGCTATCTGATGCGCAGCCTGATCTTTCAAACCCTGCTGGTGCTGCTATTCAGTCTGGCAGTCAGTCTGCTGCTTACCTGGCTTACAGCAGCAATTTTACCGGCGGGTATGCCTTTCTCGCTACCAGTTGGGACGATTATAAAAATATTAGCTGCTTTTATCGGCGTCAGCGTATTCAGCATTGTGATTTCGATTTACCAGGTGATAAAGATAAACGCGCTCAGTGCGATCGAAGGGAGATAA
- a CDS encoding ABC transporter ATP-binding protein, translating into MDKENILTFNHVGKTYPDGEMPLNILKDITFSLKKGEFIGLVGPSGAGKSTLLSLAGALISPSTGDIILNGASISSMSAMEQTALRLKEVGFIFQNAHLVPYLTAREQLLFVARLLKEPKKSRIRRADELLDKLGLSSRFHYYPDKLSGGEKQRVAIARAMMNQPSLVLADEPTASLDYQRAKEVVEWLHQEVTNHEKGVLMVTHDTRMLDLCDRVIRLEDGHITAIS; encoded by the coding sequence ATGGATAAAGAAAACATTCTGACTTTCAATCATGTCGGTAAAACTTATCCGGATGGAGAAATGCCTCTTAATATTTTAAAAGATATCACATTCAGCTTAAAAAAAGGTGAATTTATCGGACTTGTCGGCCCGTCCGGAGCGGGGAAAAGCACCCTTCTCTCACTTGCGGGAGCGTTGATCTCCCCCAGCACCGGAGACATTATCCTGAATGGTGCGTCCATCTCTTCCATGTCGGCAATGGAACAGACTGCGTTGCGGCTGAAAGAGGTCGGCTTCATCTTTCAGAATGCCCATCTTGTCCCCTATCTGACCGCCCGGGAGCAATTGCTTTTTGTCGCAAGGTTGCTTAAGGAACCTAAAAAAAGCCGGATCAGGCGGGCTGATGAATTGCTTGACAAGCTTGGACTTTCCAGTCGATTTCACTATTACCCGGATAAATTATCAGGAGGAGAGAAGCAGAGAGTAGCCATTGCCAGAGCAATGATGAATCAGCCCTCATTGGTCCTGGCCGACGAACCAACGGCCAGTCTGGATTACCAGCGGGCAAAAGAAGTAGTTGAATGGCTTCATCAGGAAGTGACAAATCACGAAAAGGGCGTCCTGATGGTCACCCATGATACACGAATGCTCGATTTATGCGATCGCGTGATCCGTTTGGAAGACGGGCATATCACAGCGATTTCTTAG
- a CDS encoding helix-turn-helix domain-containing protein, whose translation MSQNSNIGTLIRSLLKKHSLSMRQLSARTGIDTATISRIVNGKQQAKLSHLQQFANHLDIPVKKLVDATIFDGTQTAADAPADIYHSVGSIQKVLGSSSFFDQEFTAERVSQELVKYEQYAKTAEGDQIIHDEFGSKVKQVNGTGPFIEQLQQMFDQYCQEKTSVAVRAILGSALLYFILSTDVIPDYVFPIGYLDDAIAVQLVQQHLSQMDHPV comes from the coding sequence ATGTCTCAGAATTCAAATATCGGGACATTAATTCGGTCATTATTGAAGAAACATTCGCTTTCGATGCGGCAGCTCAGTGCGCGAACCGGAATCGATACAGCAACCATTTCTCGCATCGTTAATGGCAAACAGCAGGCAAAGTTAAGCCACTTACAGCAATTTGCTAATCACCTGGATATTCCGGTAAAAAAATTAGTGGACGCCACCATTTTTGATGGTACCCAAACGGCCGCAGATGCTCCGGCAGATATCTATCACTCCGTTGGTTCAATTCAAAAAGTTCTCGGGTCATCCTCTTTTTTTGATCAAGAATTCACTGCCGAACGTGTGAGTCAAGAATTAGTGAAGTACGAACAGTATGCAAAAACAGCCGAGGGAGACCAGATCATCCATGATGAGTTTGGTTCAAAGGTAAAGCAAGTCAATGGTACCGGACCCTTTATTGAGCAATTACAGCAAATGTTTGATCAATACTGTCAGGAGAAAACTTCAGTCGCGGTGCGCGCCATACTGGGAAGCGCGCTCCTGTATTTTATTTTATCTACAGATGTTATTCCGGATTATGTATTCCCAATTGGCTATTTAGACGACGCGATTGCCGTACAACTGGTACAGCAGCACCTGTCACAGATGGATCATCCGGTATAA
- a CDS encoding NRAMP family divalent metal transporter, translating to MDKMQATLTSSDAHQSKFREIVTNRKKGWKRLALLIWALMGPGLIAAMADNDAGGAISYAVTGAEFGIGLFVPLVLCLAPLTFTIQEMSMRLGAVTQEGFSRLALKRYGRFWGYYHITTLAFENLLILVTEFIGMTAGLVLLGLPLWLSTVLCLLLVVIFALFTGYWTKERVALFVALLNVVFLVVAAMTHPSLAAIGHSFAAWNVPAALQGGVIWYMIATIGNAVAPWMVFFQGSGTVDKGVTSRELWLGRIDTAIGILLQVIIAAGAIIAGAALFGHVQNISNAGPSDMIRALNNVVGRWPAILFGFGLFNAGFLASITVSLSSSWSIAELFGWSKSLNDKVWEAPKFYAVYIGSLVLAAFAILIPNLPLNYFSVVAQVIGGILMLPLLIFMVLMTSDRELMGTHRTRIFGRIWSWVMVSLLIGLTLASFWQTFF from the coding sequence ATGGATAAAATGCAAGCAACGTTGACCTCATCAGATGCTCATCAATCTAAGTTTCGAGAAATTGTTACAAACAGGAAGAAAGGTTGGAAACGGTTGGCTTTGCTCATTTGGGCCCTCATGGGACCTGGTCTGATTGCAGCCATGGCGGATAATGATGCCGGTGGGGCGATTTCTTATGCCGTGACAGGCGCAGAATTTGGCATCGGCCTTTTTGTTCCTTTAGTTTTATGTCTCGCCCCTCTGACCTTTACAATTCAGGAGATGAGCATGCGCCTTGGAGCTGTGACTCAGGAAGGATTCTCAAGGCTGGCCTTGAAGCGCTACGGGCGATTCTGGGGTTACTACCACATTACGACCCTTGCTTTTGAAAATCTGCTGATTCTTGTCACTGAATTTATCGGGATGACGGCGGGACTTGTTCTCTTAGGCCTCCCCCTATGGCTGAGTACCGTTCTTTGCTTATTGCTGGTTGTCATCTTTGCTCTTTTTACCGGATACTGGACAAAAGAACGTGTGGCACTGTTTGTGGCATTGCTTAATGTAGTTTTTTTAGTGGTCGCAGCGATGACCCATCCGAGTCTGGCCGCCATCGGTCATTCTTTTGCAGCGTGGAATGTTCCAGCAGCCCTTCAGGGTGGTGTGATTTGGTACATGATCGCGACCATTGGAAATGCGGTTGCTCCGTGGATGGTCTTTTTTCAAGGAAGCGGCACTGTTGACAAGGGTGTAACATCACGTGAACTTTGGCTTGGGCGAATAGACACAGCAATCGGCATCCTCCTCCAAGTGATTATTGCAGCGGGGGCTATTATTGCCGGCGCAGCTCTCTTTGGGCATGTGCAAAACATCAGTAATGCAGGACCGTCTGATATGATCAGAGCGCTCAATAACGTCGTAGGACGATGGCCGGCGATCCTGTTCGGGTTCGGGCTGTTCAATGCCGGTTTTCTGGCTTCAATAACGGTTTCTCTTTCTTCTTCCTGGAGCATTGCGGAGCTGTTCGGCTGGTCTAAGAGCCTTAATGACAAAGTATGGGAAGCGCCGAAATTTTATGCCGTTTATATCGGCAGCCTGGTTCTTGCAGCGTTCGCTATTCTGATTCCGAACTTGCCGCTCAATTATTTCTCAGTGGTCGCACAGGTTATCGGCGGCATTCTGATGCTGCCCCTGCTCATTTTCATGGTCTTAATGACCAGTGACCGGGAATTGATGGGAACGCATAGAACTAGAATATTCGGTAGAATATGGAGCTGGGTCATGGTTAGCTTGCTCATCGGATTGACTCTAGCCAGTTTTTGGCAAACCTTTTTTTAA
- the hisJ gene encoding histidinol-phosphatase HisJ produces MKKDGHTHTEFCPHGTHEDTERFIIRAIEEGFDEYSITEHAPLPLEFMKRCSGIRRAIDTAGIRLSDVGAYFKKMDRLKLKYQSEIKINIGFEVDYLPGFENWTTDFLNEYSDRIGDSILSLHFLPGKGGWRSIDYSSDDYQDGIVGFYGGFREAQSVYLSYLQKSVTADLGPYKPKRIGHITLCQKFRKKFDKEDTDFSSEGKNQILQILDAVQSGGYELDFNTAGLYKPYCGEIYPAEDIVKLAKSIGIGFVYGSDAHSSNEVGRAYDQCPKNII; encoded by the coding sequence TTGAAGAAAGACGGACATACACATACCGAATTTTGTCCTCATGGGACTCACGAGGATACGGAACGGTTTATTATCCGTGCGATTGAAGAGGGATTTGATGAATACTCGATTACGGAACATGCACCGCTGCCGCTTGAATTTATGAAAAGGTGTTCCGGAATCAGAAGGGCTATTGACACGGCAGGTATTCGCCTCAGTGATGTGGGCGCATATTTTAAAAAAATGGATCGCCTGAAGCTGAAATATCAGTCTGAGATAAAGATAAATATTGGCTTTGAGGTTGACTATTTGCCCGGCTTTGAAAACTGGACAACGGATTTTCTGAATGAATACAGTGATCGGATCGGGGACAGCATATTGTCATTGCATTTTTTGCCGGGCAAGGGGGGATGGCGTTCCATTGATTACAGCAGTGATGATTATCAGGATGGAATCGTGGGCTTTTACGGTGGATTTAGAGAGGCCCAATCCGTCTATCTGAGTTATCTTCAGAAATCAGTTACTGCAGATTTAGGCCCTTACAAGCCAAAACGAATCGGACACATTACCTTGTGCCAGAAGTTCAGAAAAAAGTTTGATAAAGAAGATACAGATTTTTCATCTGAAGGGAAAAATCAGATTTTACAAATACTCGACGCTGTGCAGAGCGGCGGCTATGAGCTGGATTTTAATACAGCAGGTCTCTATAAACCTTACTGTGGAGAAATCTATCCAGCGGAGGACATTGTAAAGCTGGCGAAATCCATAGGAATCGGTTTTGTATATGGTTCTGATGCACATAGTTCGAATGAAGTTGGACGGGCATACGACCAGTGTCCAAAAAATATCATATAA
- a CDS encoding ABC transporter ATP-binding protein, which produces MNFLTIKELSLTISNKRILHHLNITLEKGELVTLLGPSGCGKSTLLRAITGLLPIDDGSIVIDGQDVTHVSPKKREVGMVFQSYALFPNFSVFDNVAFGLKMKKYSKSVIRQKVIRSLDMVGLSEKSEAYPHELSGGQQQRVALARSLVVEPKILLLDEPLSALDAQIRQQLRKELRELQKRLGMTMIFVTHDQAEAMYISDRIYVMNQGAISQFGEPEHLYRHPENEFVANFIGNYNVLSKGQVKKLFGEGTLTTGCNSYALRPEAVYTEPGLKSNELAGKVSDINVLGNIVRYTFQIEDVTLYMEKINDTQNHSKVGEEKTLYVDKRDLVGLA; this is translated from the coding sequence ATGAACTTTTTAACGATTAAGGAGCTTTCCTTAACAATAAGCAATAAACGGATCCTGCACCATTTAAATATTACGCTTGAGAAAGGTGAGTTGGTTACGTTGCTTGGCCCGAGCGGTTGCGGAAAATCAACATTGTTAAGAGCGATTACCGGCCTGCTTCCAATCGACGACGGCAGCATCGTGATTGACGGGCAAGATGTGACACATGTTAGTCCGAAAAAAAGGGAAGTGGGTATGGTTTTTCAATCTTATGCCCTGTTCCCCAATTTTTCAGTATTCGACAATGTCGCCTTCGGATTGAAAATGAAGAAGTATTCAAAATCAGTCATACGGCAAAAGGTCATTCGTTCACTGGACATGGTGGGCCTGAGTGAAAAGTCAGAGGCCTACCCGCATGAACTGTCGGGCGGTCAGCAGCAGCGGGTGGCGCTGGCTCGTTCTCTGGTTGTTGAGCCGAAAATTCTGCTGCTGGATGAACCGCTCAGCGCACTTGACGCGCAGATTAGGCAGCAGCTCAGAAAGGAGCTTCGTGAGCTTCAGAAACGTCTGGGTATGACGATGATTTTTGTCACCCATGACCAGGCAGAAGCGATGTATATATCCGACCGGATCTATGTGATGAATCAGGGGGCTATCTCGCAGTTCGGTGAGCCTGAACATTTATATAGGCATCCCGAAAATGAATTTGTCGCTAATTTTATTGGAAATTATAATGTCTTGTCAAAGGGACAGGTTAAAAAGCTGTTCGGGGAAGGGACTTTGACAACAGGATGCAATTCCTACGCGCTGCGTCCTGAAGCCGTGTACACAGAACCGGGGTTAAAAAGTAACGAACTTGCGGGCAAGGTCTCAGACATTAACGTTCTCGGCAATATCGTACGCTATACATTCCAAATAGAAGACGTAACTCTGTATATGGAGAAAATCAATGATACTCAGAACCATTCCAAAGTTGGCGAGGAAAAAACGTTGTATGTCGACAAAAGGGATCTTGTTGGCCTTGCCTGA
- a CDS encoding ABC transporter permease, translating into MIRRKTLSNLILTLFVAFMCVPFLLTAVYSISTEWGKSIFPSGLTLKWYGQLYSDPRFIEAIVRSCLLTFGTLIAVLIIVVPSIVIITLYLPDLEKYLKPTVLMPYAIPGVVLATGLLKTYSSGFIPLTVVLSGGIFIYSLPFMYQSIHNGLREVDARTLMEAAEILGASKPEAFVKVLLPNIRIGIMVGSLLTFSTFLGEFQITNMLLGGDFETIRIYMLRVMQINGHLSSAVVVSYFLLLLIISAIIVKITSHKPYVSSSDRDKKVRRATQTKGRASNELFND; encoded by the coding sequence ATGATCAGGAGAAAAACATTGTCGAATCTGATCCTGACACTTTTTGTTGCCTTTATGTGTGTGCCATTTTTACTGACGGCTGTGTATTCTATTTCGACAGAATGGGGAAAATCGATTTTCCCCTCTGGGTTGACACTTAAGTGGTATGGACAATTGTACAGTGATCCGCGTTTTATTGAAGCGATTGTCCGATCCTGTCTGCTGACATTTGGCACGCTGATCGCCGTATTGATCATTGTTGTGCCAAGTATCGTCATAATTACTCTTTATCTGCCCGATCTTGAAAAATATTTGAAACCGACTGTGCTGATGCCCTATGCTATTCCGGGTGTCGTCCTGGCCACAGGCCTTCTCAAAACATATTCGTCCGGCTTTATTCCGCTTACTGTCGTTCTGTCCGGAGGAATCTTTATCTATTCTCTGCCGTTTATGTACCAAAGCATCCACAACGGTTTAAGGGAAGTAGATGCCAGAACATTGATGGAAGCGGCAGAAATTCTGGGTGCTTCCAAGCCGGAGGCATTTGTCAAAGTCCTGCTGCCGAACATCAGAATTGGCATCATGGTCGGCAGCTTGTTGACCTTTTCTACGTTTTTAGGAGAATTTCAAATTACCAACATGCTGCTCGGAGGAGATTTCGAAACCATACGGATTTATATGCTCAGAGTGATGCAGATCAATGGTCATCTGTCAAGCGCAGTAGTTGTATCGTACTTTTTACTGCTTCTTATTATCAGTGCAATTATTGTGAAAATCACGTCGCACAAACCCTATGTGTCATCATCTGATCGCGATAAAAAGGTCCGTAGAGCTACGCAGACGAAAGGACGTGCTTCGAATGAACTTTTTAACGATTAA
- a CDS encoding ABC transporter permease, with amino-acid sequence MNKKIKRQAFACLFPFLGVLILFLAVPLVIMIRASFANQDDTGWTFQNYLTIMTQPFYYEAFKNSFIISIVSSLVGIILAMFVAHALARSDQRVQDRMMLFINMTANFAGVPLAFAFIILIGNAGVLTLLLSKIGVPLLSSFNLYSWQGLAVTYIYFQVPLGALFLYPVFKGIDDRWEEAALLLGAGPTSFWIRIGLPHIMPSVFGTFIILFANAMGTYETAYALVGSNINLVTTRIAAMVSGDIFAQPQLGGAMAVLFAMTMIAILIVDEYFLRLVRRDMS; translated from the coding sequence TTGAACAAAAAAATAAAAAGGCAGGCTTTTGCTTGCCTTTTTCCGTTTCTTGGTGTTCTTATCCTTTTCCTTGCCGTACCGCTGGTGATCATGATCCGGGCAAGTTTCGCCAATCAGGACGATACAGGCTGGACCTTTCAGAACTATCTGACCATCATGACACAGCCTTTTTACTACGAAGCTTTTAAAAATAGTTTTATTATTTCAATCGTGTCCAGTCTGGTCGGAATTATTCTGGCTATGTTTGTAGCTCATGCGCTTGCACGGTCAGACCAGAGGGTACAGGATCGGATGATGCTGTTCATCAATATGACTGCAAATTTTGCGGGAGTACCGCTTGCGTTTGCCTTCATTATTTTAATTGGAAACGCCGGTGTTCTGACTCTGCTGTTGTCAAAAATCGGTGTGCCTCTTCTGAGCAGCTTTAATTTATATTCCTGGCAGGGTTTGGCTGTAACCTATATCTATTTTCAGGTTCCGCTCGGTGCATTGTTTCTCTATCCTGTTTTCAAAGGCATCGACGACAGATGGGAGGAAGCAGCTTTATTGCTCGGGGCAGGTCCGACGTCATTCTGGATACGCATTGGGTTGCCGCATATCATGCCAAGTGTTTTTGGTACGTTCATTATCTTATTTGCCAACGCTATGGGGACTTACGAAACCGCCTATGCTCTTGTAGGAAGCAACATCAATCTTGTTACTACAAGAATTGCTGCTATGGTTTCTGGAGATATTTTCGCCCAGCCACAGCTTGGCGGCGCCATGGCTGTTTTATTTGCTATGACGATGATTGCTATCCTGATTGTCGATGAGTACTTTCTGCGGCTCGTTCGGAGGGATATGTCATGA